The following coding sequences are from one Novipirellula caenicola window:
- a CDS encoding PqqD family protein: protein MTIDTSTKVVPHNDTLFTQLHDGEAVLLHLETHAYYGLNETAARIWQLLSDGLTLGEVCCQLQSEFDVGDAEILQYVVAFAEELSTTKLVELSC from the coding sequence ATGACGATTGATACCAGCACTAAAGTTGTACCGCACAACGACACCCTGTTCACGCAACTGCATGACGGCGAAGCCGTGTTGTTACATCTGGAAACACATGCCTATTATGGGCTGAATGAAACAGCCGCCCGCATTTGGCAGCTGCTTTCCGACGGACTCACCTTGGGCGAAGTCTGCTGCCAACTTCAGAGCGAGTTCGACGTGGGCGACGCGGAGATCCTACAGTATGTTGTTGCGTTCGCTGAAGAATTGTCGACCACAAAACTGGTGGAGCTGAGTTGCTGA
- a CDS encoding GNAT family N-acetyltransferase, translating to MLNSKPHSHRIDVRTAVDGDTAELAGLFRDQAEYQQQLSPHFEIIEGFDWSTLVSKKLKQHESAIFVCQCDQTIVGYISVRHMRRNGGRSKRDLRGWIHQWIRSRPNRPITPIQARNYGFVEDWYVAADWRQQGIGRRLWEAARKWFEQRETKEIDTTIWVDNEPSIQVFEHLGFAPVRVMMRKSLT from the coding sequence TTGCTGAACTCCAAACCCCATTCGCACCGAATCGACGTACGGACCGCGGTCGATGGCGACACCGCAGAGTTGGCGGGCTTGTTTCGAGATCAGGCCGAATACCAGCAACAATTATCACCCCACTTTGAAATCATCGAAGGCTTTGACTGGTCGACACTGGTTTCAAAAAAACTTAAGCAACACGAATCCGCAATCTTTGTGTGTCAATGCGATCAGACGATTGTCGGCTATATCAGCGTACGTCATATGCGGCGGAACGGTGGCCGATCAAAACGAGATTTGCGTGGTTGGATCCATCAATGGATAAGGTCGCGTCCGAATCGACCGATCACGCCGATCCAAGCTCGCAATTACGGTTTTGTCGAAGACTGGTATGTCGCCGCCGATTGGCGGCAACAAGGGATCGGCCGCAGGCTTTGGGAAGCGGCAAGAAAATGGTTCGAGCAGCGAGAGACCAAGGAGATTGATACGACAATCTGGGTCGATAACGAGCCGTCCATCCAGGTTTTTGAGCATCTGGGCTTTGCCCCCGTTCGTGTAATGATGCGTAAATCGTTGACCTAG